One window from the genome of Paenibacillus azoreducens encodes:
- a CDS encoding extracellular solute-binding protein yields the protein MRKNAFRKSSLLLVAFTLMLSLAACGGSSGKDEPKSAEQPGNKTESSPETKTASADEPGWKLDTSPITFDWYLNFSWFANKWGVDPTSQYVTKKTGVSLNFIVPAGNENEKLNTMIASGSLPDFITLGWWEDGVKSMIEGDLVLPLNKLAEEYDPYFMKVADPAKLAWYKQDDGNTYVYPNSSSSPKDFEKYSRDYVSNQTFLVRKDMYEALGKPDMRTPEGFLNALKMAKEKFPQVEGQPLIPFGLTEFNDVGNGSLEGYLQNYLAIPYEKDGKLYDRQTDPEYIRWLKTFRQANEQGLLAKDVFIDKRPQMEEKIAQGRYFAMLYQRSDLTAQENALYAKDPNSVYIAVDGPANSKLDPPTLAGPGISGWTVTLISKKVKDKARAIRFLEYLISEEGQKDLYLGEKGVSYDTIDGKDQFKPEVLELLNKDRSAFDKKYGSSLTFWMMQDTNMILQWQPPSVEPFKQMEDWTKGKTTSFSQYDNINPTGNSAEGIASTKIAQTWGKTLPKLLISKSDEEFDKIWNEFLEKRDKAGFNKVEAYKQAKFEDNVKKLAEFLK from the coding sequence ATGAGAAAAAACGCATTTCGCAAGAGCAGCCTGCTGCTCGTGGCTTTTACGCTGATGCTCTCGCTCGCCGCATGCGGCGGCTCATCCGGCAAGGACGAACCCAAATCGGCAGAGCAGCCAGGGAACAAGACCGAATCTTCCCCGGAAACGAAAACGGCATCCGCCGATGAACCCGGCTGGAAACTCGACACTTCGCCGATCACGTTCGACTGGTATTTGAATTTCTCCTGGTTCGCGAACAAATGGGGCGTGGATCCGACCTCCCAATACGTCACGAAAAAAACCGGCGTCAGCCTCAACTTCATCGTGCCGGCAGGCAATGAGAACGAAAAGCTGAACACGATGATCGCTTCCGGAAGCCTCCCGGATTTCATTACGCTGGGTTGGTGGGAAGACGGCGTGAAATCCATGATCGAAGGCGATCTGGTACTGCCGCTGAACAAACTTGCGGAGGAATATGATCCTTATTTTATGAAAGTGGCCGATCCGGCCAAGCTGGCTTGGTACAAACAGGATGACGGCAACACGTATGTGTATCCGAACTCCTCTTCTTCGCCGAAAGATTTTGAGAAATATTCGCGGGATTATGTTTCCAACCAGACGTTCCTTGTCCGCAAAGACATGTATGAAGCGCTGGGCAAGCCGGATATGCGCACCCCCGAAGGTTTCCTGAATGCGCTCAAAATGGCCAAGGAGAAATTCCCTCAAGTGGAAGGACAACCACTGATCCCGTTTGGCTTGACCGAGTTTAATGATGTAGGCAACGGCAGCCTTGAAGGCTACCTGCAGAACTACTTGGCGATTCCGTATGAAAAAGACGGGAAACTATATGACCGCCAAACCGATCCCGAATATATTCGCTGGCTGAAAACCTTCCGTCAGGCGAATGAGCAAGGGCTGCTGGCCAAAGACGTCTTCATCGACAAACGGCCGCAGATGGAAGAGAAAATCGCCCAAGGTCGTTATTTCGCCATGCTGTATCAGCGCAGCGACCTGACGGCCCAAGAGAATGCACTGTATGCCAAAGATCCGAATTCCGTATATATCGCGGTTGACGGCCCCGCCAACTCGAAGCTGGACCCGCCGACGCTCGCCGGACCGGGCATCTCCGGCTGGACAGTAACGCTGATCTCCAAAAAGGTCAAAGACAAAGCCAGAGCCATCCGGTTCCTTGAATACCTCATCAGCGAAGAAGGTCAAAAGGATCTTTACCTCGGCGAAAAAGGCGTAAGTTATGATACGATTGACGGCAAAGACCAATTCAAACCGGAAGTGCTGGAGCTGCTGAACAAGGACCGTTCCGCGTTCGATAAAAAATACGGCTCTTCCCTCACCTTCTGGATGATGCAGGACACCAACATGATCCTGCAATGGCAGCCGCCTAGCGTCGAACCTTTCAAGCAAATGGAAGATTGGACCAAAGGCAAAACCACAAGCTTCTCGCAATACGACAACATCAATCCGACAGGCAACTCGGCAGAAGGCATCGCCAGCACCAAGATTGCGCAAACTTGGGGCAAAACGCTGCCGAAGCTCCTAATCAGCAAATCGGACGAAGAATTCGACAAGATCTGGAACGAGTTCCTCGAGAAGCGGGACAAAGCCGGTTTCAACAAGGTCGAGGCATATAAACAGGCCAAATTCGAAGACAATGTGAAAAAGCTTGCAGAGTTTCTGAAATAA
- a CDS encoding carbohydrate ABC transporter permease, translating into MFKLNRRTAGDVAFDAFNVLIMLAVCFVTLYPIWYVLVNSFNEGQDAMRGGIYWWPRIFSLESYEAVFRSSGIMTAMGVTVAKTLLGTVLHVFFTAMVAYAFSRRDLALQKVYILIGTVTLFFNSGLIPYYLLIRDLHLLDNFLVYIIPAMFSFFDLIIFMTFFREIPDGLEEAAKIDGANDFSIFVRVIIPVSMPVIATIALFHGVYQWNDYFTGMIYINNMDLQPIQTYLYRIVAQSSSNQMASAMPGGISKNVTSQSIKLATMVVTTAPIVIAYPFLQRYFVKGLMIGSIKG; encoded by the coding sequence ATGTTCAAACTGAATCGCCGAACCGCCGGGGATGTGGCGTTTGACGCTTTCAACGTGCTGATCATGCTGGCCGTTTGCTTTGTAACGCTCTATCCCATCTGGTATGTGCTCGTAAACTCCTTTAATGAAGGGCAGGACGCCATGCGCGGCGGCATCTATTGGTGGCCGCGGATCTTCAGCCTGGAAAGCTATGAAGCTGTTTTCCGCAGCAGCGGTATCATGACCGCGATGGGCGTGACGGTGGCGAAGACGCTGCTCGGTACGGTGCTGCATGTCTTTTTTACCGCGATGGTAGCCTATGCCTTCTCCCGCCGGGATTTAGCCTTACAAAAGGTGTATATTTTGATCGGCACCGTCACCCTTTTTTTCAACAGCGGCCTTATTCCGTACTACTTGTTGATCCGCGACCTGCATTTGCTGGATAACTTTCTCGTTTATATCATTCCGGCGATGTTCAGCTTTTTCGATCTGATTATATTTATGACCTTCTTCCGGGAAATCCCGGATGGACTCGAGGAAGCGGCGAAAATCGACGGAGCCAACGATTTTTCCATCTTCGTACGCGTCATTATCCCGGTCTCCATGCCAGTCATCGCTACTATCGCCCTTTTTCACGGGGTCTATCAGTGGAATGATTATTTTACAGGCATGATCTACATCAACAATATGGATCTGCAGCCGATTCAAACCTATCTCTATCGGATCGTCGCGCAATCCAGCTCCAACCAGATGGCATCGGCCATGCCTGGAGGCATTTCCAAAAACGTTACTTCTCAATCCATCAAACTGGCGACCATGGTGGTGACAACGGCGCCGATCGTGATCGCATACCCGTTCCTGCAGCGGTATTTTGTCAAAGGTCTTATGATCGGCTCCATCAAAGGTTAA